In the Malus domestica chromosome 16, GDT2T_hap1 genome, one interval contains:
- the LOC139193016 gene encoding uncharacterized protein yields the protein MKKDLKKSLCTYVKRFKAEKAKIVVCDDSIVWLAFQNGLPGDHPLFGELIRGEKHSLWDEKKRSQKSTPFGELNMGEKHSLEQPRKDAKPTQKKVNDKSLDNKSKPGDKRKDHTPVKGGTAPKTYTKFSVPVSQIFRDLNKKSWFKPPPPLKGDTSKINQTKYCVFHKGAGHTTNYCTIWKRYIEQLVKEGKCDQYVDRPNAPPR from the coding sequence ATGAAGAAGGACCTGAAGAAGTCACTTTGCACTTATGTCAAAAGATTCAAGGCAGAAAAGGCAAAGATCGTTGTATGCGATGACAGCATTGTGTGGTTAGCCTTCCAAAATGGGCTCCCAGGAGATCACCCACTTTTTGGAGAATTGATTAGGGGTGAAAAACACTCCctttgggatgaaaaaaagcGTTCCCAGAAAAGCACTCCCTTTGGAGAATTGAATATGGGCGAAAAGCACTCCCTTGAGCAGCCACGTAAAGACGCGAAACCGACTCAAAAGAAGGTGAATGACAAATCGCTTGACAACAAAAGCAAGCCAGGAGACAAACGTAAGGACCATACCCCAGTTAAGGGAGGCACAGCACCTAAGACGTACACCAAGTTCTCAGTCCCGGTCAGCCAGATATTTCGTGACCTTAACAAAAAGTCGTGGTTCAAGCCGCCGCCACCTTTAAAGGGTGACACCTCTAAGATTAACCAGACCAAATATTGTGTATTCCATAAGGGTGCTGGGCACACAACCAATTATTGCACTATATGGAAACGGTACATTGAGCAACTCGTGAAGGAAGGCAAGTGCGACCAGTACGTCGACAGACCAAATGCCCCGCCAAGGTGA
- the LOC139192833 gene encoding sugar transport protein 13-like codes for MAGGFGGPTGGEDFEGKITAIVVISCILAASGGLMFGYDIGISGGVTSMPDFLKEFFPVVYRKQQIPGLESNYCKYDNQGLQLFTSSLYLAALTATFFASYTTRVLGRRMTMLIAGVFFIVGTIFNAAAKNLAMLIIGRLLLGCGVGFANQAVPLFLSEIAPTRIRGALNLLFQLMVTIGILVAQLINYGTAKIKGGYGWRISLGLAGIPSLLLTLGAVIVTDTPNSLIQRGKLEQGKKVLKRIRGIENVDPEFLEILEASRAAIEVKHPFRNLLKRKNRPQLIITIFLQFFQQFTGINSINFYAPVLFQTLGFKNDASLYSSVITGVIMVLGAIISIYFVDKAGRRVLLIEGGIQMFLSHVVVAIILGMKLKDQSNDLDHGLGILVVIVVCSFVGSFGWSWGPLCWLVASEIFPLEARSAGQSVTVSVNMLFTFVIAQAFLSMLCHMKFAIFLFFAAWVFLMTVFVFFLLPETKGVPIEEMVDVVWREHWYWKRYMDDCEDDPKEKGHA; via the exons ATGGCAGGGGGATTCGGGGGCCCGACAGGCGGCGAAGATTTTGAAGGAAAGATCACGGCTATTGTGGTCATTTCATGCATATTGGCCGCTAGCGGAGGCCTCATGTTTGGTTATGATATTGGCATTTCAG GTGGTGTTACATCCATGCCCGACTTCCTAAAGGAATTCTTCCCGGTTGTATATAGGAAGCAACAAATTCCAGGACTTGAGAGCAATTACTGTAAATATGACAATCAAGGCCTGCAATTGTTCACATCTTCATTATACCTCGCTGCATTGACAGCAACCTTCTTTGCATCATACACAACCAGAGTTCTAGGCAGAAGGATGACCATGTTGATCGCCGGGGTTTTCTTCATAGTCGGAACTATTTTTAATGCTGCAGCTAAGAACCTTGCCATGCTCATTATTGGGAGGCTCTTACTTGGTTGTGGAGTTGGTTTTGCTAACCAG GCCGTACCACTTTTCCTTTCGGAGATTGCACCCACAAGAATTCGTGGAGCACTTAACTTGCTCTTCCAGCTCATGGTCACCATTGGCATTCTTGTAGCACAACTTATCAATTATGGAACTGCGAA GATTAAAGGGGGATATGGATGGAGGATATCACTCGGTTTGGCTGGCATTCCATCACTCTTGCTAACACTGGGGGCTGTCATTGTAACAGACACTCCAAACAGTTTGATCCAACGAGGTAAGTTGGAGCAAGGAAAAAAAGTTCTAAAGAGGATCCGGGGTATTGAGAATGTCGATCCGGAATTCCTTGAGATTCTCGAGGCAAGTCGCGCTGCTATAGAAGTGAAGCATCCCTTCAGAAATCTCCTTAAGCGTAAAAACAGACCTCAACTGATCATTACAATTTTCTTGCAG TTCTTCCAGCAATTCACAGGCATTAACTCAATCAATTTTTACGCTCCAGTTTTGTTCCAGACCTTGGGATTTAAGAATGATGCTTCCCTTTACTCATCAGTTATAACAGGCGTAATCATGGTCCTCGGAGCCATTATTTCAATTTACTTTGTCGACAAAGCTGGTCGCCGCGTGCTCTTGATTGAAGGTGGCATCCAAATGTTCCTCTCTCATGTGGTCGTTGCAATCATACTTGGGATGAAACTTAAGGATCAATCCAACGACCTCGACCACGGGTTGGGAATTCTTGTGGTTATTGTAGTCTGTTCTTTTGTGGGTTCCTTTGGATGGTCTTGGGGGCCTCTTTGTTGGTTGGTTGCCAGTGAGATATTCCCTCTAGAGGCTCGCTCCGCCGGGCAGAGTGTGACTGTGTCTGTAAACATGTTGTTCACATTTGTTATAGCACAGGCCTTCCTCTCAATGCTTTGTCACATGAAGTTTgctattttcttattcttcgcAGCGTGGGTCTTCCTCATGACAGTCTTCGTCTTCTTTTTACTTCCGGAGACTAAAGGTGTCCCTATCGAAGAAATGGTAGACGTAGTGTGGAGGGAGCATTGGTATTGGAAGAGATATATGGATGACTGCGAAGATGATCCTAAGGAGAAGGGACATGCTTGA